One Nocardia iowensis DNA window includes the following coding sequences:
- a CDS encoding helix-turn-helix domain-containing protein gives MNTPSQTSTVDEAVRAFAAEVTYWRETNGLDKKALADQMGFDPSYVSHIESRRHKPTEDFARKADVALNAGHAIVRRWREYEVARKRMPRPSGDLAPAPTLSYPGVDLVVEHDAARLDYDGSTYRPTMRRLVRNTGTEPITRYLIRVSVDRYPSQPDRSKIHYRQNPLTWDELGLSATCQDEPMRWEVKHDMDSCKEAWLLFENDNGKFPLYPGQSVWITYNYSVGDNKWGHWFQRAVRLPTQRLEVQLAFPSALDPVVWGTETSMTADARPIPTAPTQHEEGDVAVFAWNTTHPPLHTRYRMEWRFRSQPENTAQGREFS, from the coding sequence TTGAACACACCATCGCAAACCAGCACGGTCGACGAGGCCGTCAGGGCGTTTGCCGCCGAGGTCACCTACTGGCGGGAGACGAACGGGCTGGACAAGAAGGCTCTGGCCGACCAGATGGGATTCGACCCCTCCTACGTCAGCCACATCGAGTCTCGCCGTCACAAGCCCACCGAGGACTTCGCACGCAAAGCCGACGTAGCTCTCAACGCCGGCCATGCCATCGTGAGGCGTTGGCGAGAATACGAAGTTGCCAGGAAGCGTATGCCACGGCCGTCTGGCGACCTGGCCCCGGCACCTACCTTGAGCTATCCCGGCGTGGACTTAGTTGTCGAGCACGATGCTGCTCGGCTGGACTATGACGGCAGCACCTACCGGCCCACGATGCGCCGCCTCGTGCGCAACACCGGCACCGAACCGATCACCCGCTACCTCATTCGGGTCAGCGTCGATCGCTACCCCAGTCAACCCGACCGATCCAAGATTCACTACCGCCAAAATCCTTTGACCTGGGACGAGCTCGGATTGTCGGCAACCTGCCAGGACGAGCCGATGCGGTGGGAAGTCAAGCACGACATGGACTCTTGCAAGGAAGCCTGGCTGCTGTTCGAGAACGACAACGGCAAATTCCCGCTCTACCCGGGCCAATCGGTGTGGATCACCTACAACTACAGTGTCGGCGACAACAAATGGGGACACTGGTTCCAGCGCGCAGTCCGTCTGCCCACCCAGCGACTAGAGGTCCAGTTGGCCTTCCCCTCAGCACTAGATCCGGTCGTGTGGGGTACGGAAACCTCGATGACAGCCGACGCCCGGCCCATACCGACCGCGCCGACTCAGCACGAAGAGGGCGACGTGGCAGTCTTCGCCTGGAACACCACCCACCCACCACTGCACACTAGATACCGCATGGAATGGCGATTCCGCTCGCAACCCGAAAACACGGCCCAGGGAAGGGAGTTCTCGTGA
- a CDS encoding peptide deformylase, with protein MIETKPSDTMRDLGIVQSGAQSLCEQCGPLELPAERGLADTIVSELTTVMDRVREAHDFAKGSGIAAPQIGIHRRVAVVQPPDENAPIIVMLNPRIVSRSEAEDEQYEGCLSFFDVRGLVPRPLSITVEAATPTGETTVTEYRDGLARLIHHEIDHLDGILYTARMRVGAKPIPVEQYRQTGHSWVYDQQ; from the coding sequence GTGATCGAGACCAAACCAAGCGACACGATGCGCGACCTTGGAATCGTCCAGTCCGGCGCCCAAAGCCTCTGCGAGCAGTGCGGCCCCCTCGAACTGCCCGCCGAGCGCGGGCTTGCGGACACGATTGTCTCCGAACTGACCACCGTCATGGACCGAGTGCGGGAGGCACACGACTTCGCGAAGGGTTCGGGCATCGCGGCTCCTCAGATCGGGATCCACCGACGAGTGGCCGTTGTTCAACCGCCCGATGAAAATGCCCCGATCATTGTGATGCTGAATCCGCGGATCGTGTCTCGTTCCGAAGCTGAGGACGAGCAGTACGAAGGTTGCCTCAGCTTCTTCGATGTGCGCGGCTTAGTCCCCCGACCCCTGTCGATCACGGTCGAAGCCGCCACTCCCACTGGGGAAACCACTGTCACCGAATACCGCGACGGACTGGCGCGGCTCATACATCACGAGATCGACCACCTCGACGGCATCCTGTACACGGCCCGCATGCGAGTAGGCGCGAAGCCCATTCCCGTTGAACAGTACCGCCAAACGGGACACTCCTGGGTCTACGACCAGCAGTAG
- a CDS encoding SUKH-4 family immunity protein, which yields MKHDSDIDAALASLDGRRGSMVPFAGTWWRAPYPHTQLADGHACTVLADDDGLQTLVVADDGEVLIVTDDGTELVNTTVERFAACACAYTEARTQARHIDEDDEETLEAHGEQTLATFRGIDPAAVAGENQFWSVAAEELGYGLTI from the coding sequence ATGAAACACGACTCCGACATCGACGCGGCACTGGCTAGCCTCGACGGCAGGCGCGGCAGCATGGTTCCGTTCGCCGGCACCTGGTGGCGCGCACCGTATCCCCACACCCAATTGGCCGATGGCCACGCCTGCACAGTCCTCGCTGACGACGACGGGCTACAGACCCTGGTCGTCGCCGACGACGGCGAAGTCCTGATCGTGACCGACGACGGCACAGAGCTGGTCAACACCACCGTCGAGCGCTTCGCCGCGTGCGCCTGCGCCTACACCGAGGCCCGCACGCAAGCCCGCCACATCGACGAGGACGACGAGGAGACCTTGGAAGCGCACGGAGAACAGACCCTCGCCACCTTCCGCGGCATCGACCCTGCTGCCGTCGCCGGCGAGAACCAGTTCTGGTCCGTCGCCGCGGAGGAACTAGGCTACGGCCTCACCATCTGA
- a CDS encoding ATP-binding protein yields the protein MQRVVRGWTKTFTDPRLCSAIVDRLTFGGQIIETGTHSYRLARTAQAAGHTARPKDTTPKDPAPQSTLEPQS from the coding sequence ATCCAACGAGTCGTTCGGGGCTGGACGAAAACGTTCACCGATCCTCGTCTGTGCTCGGCCATTGTCGATCGATTGACCTTCGGCGGGCAGATCATCGAGACCGGCACCCACAGTTACCGCCTGGCCCGCACGGCACAAGCCGCCGGACACACCGCCCGGCCGAAGGACACAACGCCCAAGGACCCGGCGCCGCAGTCAACGCTCGAACCCCAGTCCTGA
- the istA gene encoding IS21 family transposase — translation MPPRQSKVELYAAIRRDSRAGMSGRELQGKYNVSYRTVRAALASAWPAERKKYPPRASKLDEFKSTIDQWLRADLDAPRKQRHTVRRVSARLIDEHQIIDVSYETVREYVAKRGPEIRAAAGRGPVDVFIAQAHRPGEEAEVDFGELTVELRGEQIKMFLFAFRLSFSGKSIHRISTSGGQGAFLEGHVHAFRTLGGVPFGKVRYDNLNAAVARVIGFSRLRVETDRWTAFRSHYTDFEAFYCQPGLQGAHEKGGVEGQIGWFRRNHLVPVPCVNTVDELNAMIDEWDCADDARRIGARARTIGEHFEAEKPLLKPLPDEEFETGLWFTPRVDRYSLVTLRTNRYSVPVRLIGRQVRVLLHASMLVVYEGRSEVARHERIAGKAQTRMDLDHYLEGLMRKPGALAGATALEQARAAGRFTAVHDAWWAAARKTHGDRDGTRALIEVLLLHRHMPHDQVVAGLEVALSVGALTADAVALEARKIADAAPPPVLPVELDEPNPVSSLTTRRLTQLPSDSRPLPSVAIYDELLFQVLTEREEKNSVAIASNESFGAGRKRSPILVCARPLSID, via the coding sequence TTGCCGCCTCGTCAGTCCAAGGTGGAGCTGTATGCCGCTATCCGCCGGGATTCACGAGCGGGGATGTCGGGCCGGGAGCTACAAGGCAAGTACAACGTCTCGTATCGCACGGTCCGCGCGGCGCTGGCGTCGGCGTGGCCGGCCGAGCGTAAGAAGTATCCGCCGCGGGCATCCAAGCTCGATGAGTTCAAGTCGACCATCGACCAGTGGCTGCGAGCCGATCTGGATGCGCCACGCAAGCAGCGGCATACGGTGCGGCGGGTCTCCGCCCGGTTGATCGATGAGCATCAGATAATCGACGTCTCCTACGAGACCGTGCGCGAATACGTGGCGAAACGAGGCCCGGAGATCAGGGCCGCGGCCGGGCGCGGCCCTGTCGATGTGTTCATTGCGCAGGCGCATCGTCCCGGCGAGGAGGCCGAGGTCGACTTCGGCGAGCTCACGGTCGAGCTGCGCGGTGAGCAGATCAAGATGTTCCTGTTCGCATTCCGGCTCTCGTTCTCCGGCAAGTCGATTCACAGAATCTCCACCTCGGGTGGGCAGGGGGCATTTCTAGAGGGACATGTCCATGCGTTCCGCACGCTGGGTGGAGTGCCGTTCGGGAAGGTGCGCTACGACAACCTAAATGCTGCCGTGGCGCGGGTGATCGGGTTCTCCCGCTTGCGAGTGGAAACGGATCGGTGGACGGCTTTCCGGTCGCACTACACCGATTTCGAAGCATTCTACTGCCAACCAGGACTGCAAGGGGCTCACGAAAAGGGTGGTGTGGAGGGCCAGATCGGGTGGTTCCGCCGCAATCACCTCGTGCCCGTGCCTTGCGTGAACACGGTAGACGAGCTGAACGCGATGATCGACGAGTGGGACTGCGCCGATGACGCCCGCCGGATCGGTGCCCGGGCCCGGACGATCGGCGAGCATTTCGAGGCCGAGAAACCGCTGCTCAAGCCGCTGCCGGACGAGGAGTTCGAGACCGGTCTGTGGTTCACCCCGCGAGTGGACAGGTATTCGCTGGTCACGCTGCGCACCAACCGCTACAGCGTTCCGGTCCGGTTGATCGGGCGTCAGGTGCGGGTGCTGCTGCACGCATCGATGCTGGTCGTTTATGAGGGCCGGAGCGAGGTCGCCCGGCACGAGCGGATCGCGGGCAAGGCACAGACCCGCATGGACCTCGACCACTATCTGGAAGGGCTGATGCGCAAGCCGGGGGCACTCGCTGGAGCGACAGCGCTGGAGCAGGCCCGCGCGGCCGGCAGGTTCACCGCCGTCCACGACGCATGGTGGGCCGCTGCGCGCAAAACACACGGAGACCGCGACGGCACCCGTGCCCTCATCGAAGTGTTGTTGTTGCATCGGCACATGCCCCACGACCAGGTGGTCGCGGGGCTCGAGGTCGCCCTGTCGGTCGGCGCGTTGACCGCCGACGCCGTCGCGTTGGAGGCCCGCAAGATCGCCGACGCGGCCCCACCACCAGTGCTGCCGGTGGAGCTCGACGAACCCAATCCGGTGTCGTCACTGACCACGCGCCGATTGACCCAGCTCCCATCCGACTCAAGGCCGTTGCCGTCGGTGGCCATCTATGACGAGCTGCTGTTCCAGGTCCTGACCGAGAGGGAGGAGAAGAACAGTGTCGCTATCGCATCCAACGAGTCGTTCGGGGCTGGACGAAAACGTTCACCGATCCTCGTCTGTGCTCGGCCATTGTCGATCGATTGA
- the mobF gene encoding MobF family relaxase, whose protein sequence is MTATIHKVVAGNGYQYYLRTVAANDVSSRGRSDLADYYSAHGEAPGRWHGSGLAALGLAADDEVTEAQMDALFGLGRHPNAAVIEERVYDEQIRLGAKHKDAGRAADKASRLGNPYRVYTEVSEFRKRCAKAFERHNISNGLDPDDAIPDADRSRIRTHVAFDMFTETYDRPPVDARELSGWVAKNSRPNSTAIAGFGITFSPVKSVSVLWAVAPRAVSEKIEAAQRAAVEDALRWLERHGIFTRLGRNGIRQVDVEGIVAAVFTHRDSRAGDPDLHTHVLMANRVRTLDGKWRTLDGAAIYAALVTVSEIYNTRLEHHLQRLVGVEFTERPGQDPSKRAIREIVGIPAGLITAWSRRDTAITTRLGELAAQFQAWLGREPTPGEMFDLAERATLDTRPAKHLLRSLAQQRSTWRAEAVGLLGSREALSHMVSVALNPIRTPRPQITGQWITRTAERVIEVVAEQRATWRATNLRAEIERQLRGQVSGQDWERVAEAVLAETISPIHTVAQHDPDLAEEPQLRSVPVLLRRRDGTSVYTSANQQLYTSARTLSVEQQLIDLSVKTGGRHVAPDIVAAAISSYNATSPDRPLNAGQISVIEGFAQSDLRVRTTNAPAGSGKTTAMSVLAEAWAASGGQVLGLAPTAAAAAVLGESIHKRVETVDKVLDVLTNHTPGPDNPALDREYPPSLPQWVLDIDPDTLVIVDEHVKLGNLKRLRLLRFLSDRGATIRCIGDPSQLASIEAGGADADMDAAAPEPTLTLTHVVRFDSTGEATASLQLREGDPAALGWYLDNGRIHGGHEGATHDDAFTAWTADYLAGRDTIMLAANHTVVTELNARARADRLARAGGSVGETCVLVDNLQASVGDTIRTRRNNPRLRLGAYDWVRNGYAWTVTTVHDDGSLTATHQRPGGKHGHSVRLPADYVAEHVRLGYATTIDSAQGITAQTCHVALTGHESLQQLYVALTRGIYANHVYVPTALDGSEASFWSEPAVYPRTAVEILLRVFGRDGAQKSAHTMLRDALDPHRRIGRALDTYLDSIGVAAENALGPEGLDRLHADAEALVAHLTDYPAYPVLRQHLAMIALSGRDPIEALRTAKNARELDTADDVAAVLDWRLDPTGAHSTGHGPLPWAAGIPAGLDTERDSTQLAARARIVADLAAQIRTDARTWTPASAPRWARPLIGANSKLVEDLAVWRASLHIEDRDLRPTGPRRRVVLERDHQQLLDLRVTDTLGDPDRPANTWASIVENIAVRVTTDPWWPVLADKIETAHRAGIDIETRLTEAAHARPLPDEMPAAALWSRLELEPSALDTHTNTLRPDWIADLHTVLGDSIAERIVADPAWPRLVAAIDRTTGSDWTPYDLLTTAHELILGAQPDGATSLRPDQLVSALAWRIDALLRKPTQPQSTPTEPDPDITMHPHDIPPEPQQPDTSRDDITATPAPRPPSQQANADSRTVPPDGVATVAALFRSGDIAAARRAFHTLGQRLTDEQRFILERVGTTLYRYPFVNAVARLRWAAEQYPEHRDLITACTPDSDPHAYQPTPMHPTRRPPRDQGAVPAQDHPDQFDPARTRRPLASDAEIAAAQQHQDYTDTRGDVDDDPKYWPIPRGVDHPYYIAKHHRDRIMNGPEYGEDDPDHDRITVRNTRDLPCVACGLGRATNEARPIPPRRSDDGLCGECRDDNRLPIPDHDPTDRIRTRCDHLAATHPPETIRGLLRRDWHAARTLAERLAISTWAENHLRPEASQLDIPTDPIEQNPLTTYTDTQLQQHIDHLELRITLIDDDATLYDPAPEPPSDDTEYDQLLHRHHTVQEAIRTARTTENALGQAVRDLHALTTEIETARARLDATPGYRRSARHDIQARVDALLTQQQNATRTRESARTTARDARREATLHAGPADQWDQILAAPPPQRTYYQPTTASDSATDQQDQIADYQAQLERLRTEQQRRTALTAAQRTHEQQRQQSATQEDGTVEFTDYALPHQPDTDIGL, encoded by the coding sequence ATGACTGCGACGATCCATAAAGTCGTGGCAGGCAATGGGTATCAATATTATCTGCGCACTGTCGCCGCGAACGATGTCTCTTCTCGTGGCCGTTCCGATCTCGCTGACTATTACTCCGCGCATGGGGAAGCTCCGGGGCGCTGGCACGGCTCGGGTTTGGCCGCGCTCGGCCTCGCCGCTGACGACGAGGTCACCGAAGCGCAGATGGACGCGCTGTTCGGGTTGGGTCGCCATCCCAACGCGGCGGTGATCGAAGAACGCGTCTACGACGAGCAGATCCGGCTCGGCGCGAAACACAAGGACGCGGGCCGAGCCGCCGACAAAGCGTCACGTTTAGGTAATCCATATCGGGTCTATACCGAGGTTTCCGAGTTCCGGAAACGGTGCGCGAAGGCGTTCGAGCGACACAATATCTCGAACGGATTGGACCCCGACGACGCTATTCCTGATGCGGATCGGTCGCGGATTCGTACCCATGTCGCGTTCGATATGTTCACCGAAACCTACGACCGGCCGCCAGTTGATGCGCGGGAGTTGTCGGGGTGGGTGGCGAAGAACTCGCGTCCGAACTCCACCGCGATTGCGGGTTTCGGCATCACTTTCTCGCCGGTGAAGTCGGTGTCGGTGCTGTGGGCAGTGGCACCGCGGGCGGTGTCGGAGAAGATCGAGGCCGCCCAACGCGCCGCCGTAGAGGATGCGTTGCGATGGCTCGAGCGCCACGGGATCTTCACTCGATTGGGCCGAAACGGGATTCGCCAGGTCGACGTAGAGGGGATCGTCGCGGCGGTTTTCACTCATCGTGACAGCCGCGCCGGGGATCCGGACCTGCACACTCATGTGCTGATGGCGAACAGGGTGCGCACGCTGGATGGAAAGTGGCGCACCCTCGACGGAGCCGCGATCTATGCAGCGTTGGTAACGGTGTCGGAGATCTACAACACCCGCCTCGAGCATCACCTCCAACGGCTGGTCGGTGTGGAGTTCACTGAACGTCCCGGACAAGACCCCTCCAAGCGAGCGATTCGGGAAATCGTCGGCATCCCGGCTGGATTGATCACCGCGTGGTCGCGGCGTGATACCGCGATCACCACTCGCCTTGGCGAGCTTGCCGCGCAGTTCCAAGCCTGGCTCGGCCGTGAACCGACACCGGGGGAAATGTTCGATCTCGCTGAGCGCGCCACCCTGGACACCCGCCCCGCCAAGCACCTGCTGCGGTCCTTGGCACAGCAGCGCAGCACCTGGCGCGCGGAGGCCGTGGGGCTGCTCGGGAGTCGAGAAGCGTTGTCGCACATGGTGAGCGTGGCGTTGAATCCGATCCGCACGCCGCGCCCGCAGATCACCGGGCAGTGGATCACCCGCACCGCCGAGCGCGTCATCGAGGTCGTGGCCGAGCAGCGCGCCACCTGGCGGGCAACCAACCTGCGCGCCGAAATCGAACGCCAACTGCGCGGACAGGTGTCCGGGCAGGACTGGGAACGCGTCGCCGAGGCCGTGCTCGCCGAGACCATCTCCCCCATTCACACGGTCGCCCAACACGATCCCGATCTCGCTGAGGAACCCCAACTCCGCTCTGTCCCAGTCCTGCTCCGGCGCCGCGACGGCACCAGCGTCTACACCTCGGCCAACCAACAGCTCTACACCTCGGCCCGCACACTCTCGGTCGAACAGCAACTGATCGACCTCTCCGTGAAGACCGGTGGACGGCACGTGGCGCCGGATATCGTTGCTGCCGCGATCTCCAGCTACAACGCAACAAGCCCTGATCGGCCGCTGAATGCCGGGCAGATCAGTGTGATCGAGGGCTTCGCCCAGTCCGATTTAAGGGTCCGCACCACCAACGCGCCAGCGGGTTCGGGCAAGACCACCGCGATGTCGGTGCTCGCCGAGGCGTGGGCGGCCAGTGGTGGTCAAGTTCTCGGTCTGGCCCCGACTGCGGCCGCAGCCGCGGTGCTCGGTGAGTCGATCCACAAGCGGGTGGAGACCGTCGACAAGGTCCTCGACGTCCTGACCAACCACACGCCTGGTCCCGACAACCCTGCCCTGGACCGTGAGTATCCGCCGTCGTTGCCGCAATGGGTTCTCGATATCGACCCCGACACGTTGGTGATCGTCGACGAGCACGTCAAACTCGGCAACCTCAAACGCCTTCGCCTCCTGCGTTTCCTGTCCGATCGCGGCGCGACGATCCGCTGTATCGGCGACCCAAGCCAGCTCGCCTCGATCGAAGCCGGCGGCGCTGATGCCGACATGGACGCCGCAGCCCCCGAACCCACGCTCACCCTGACCCATGTGGTGCGCTTCGACTCCACCGGTGAAGCAACCGCGAGTCTGCAGCTGCGCGAGGGCGATCCGGCCGCGTTGGGCTGGTATCTGGACAACGGCCGCATCCACGGCGGACACGAAGGCGCCACCCACGACGACGCCTTCACCGCCTGGACCGCCGACTATCTCGCCGGCCGCGACACCATCATGCTCGCCGCCAACCACACCGTCGTCACCGAACTCAATGCCCGCGCCCGCGCCGACCGCCTCGCCCGCGCAGGCGGATCCGTGGGCGAAACCTGCGTTCTCGTCGACAATCTGCAGGCATCGGTCGGTGACACGATCCGCACCCGACGCAACAATCCTCGGCTGCGATTAGGTGCTTATGACTGGGTGCGTAACGGCTACGCCTGGACCGTCACCACGGTCCATGACGACGGCAGTCTCACCGCCACCCATCAACGACCTGGTGGGAAACACGGTCATAGTGTGCGGCTGCCCGCCGACTACGTCGCCGAACATGTGCGCCTCGGCTATGCGACGACGATCGATTCCGCGCAAGGAATCACCGCCCAAACCTGCCACGTCGCACTCACCGGACACGAATCCCTGCAACAGCTCTACGTCGCACTCACCCGCGGCATCTACGCCAATCATGTCTACGTGCCGACCGCGTTGGACGGTTCGGAAGCCTCGTTCTGGTCCGAGCCAGCGGTCTATCCGCGCACCGCCGTGGAGATTCTGTTGCGCGTTTTCGGGCGAGATGGGGCGCAGAAGTCGGCGCACACGATGCTGCGTGACGCGCTCGACCCGCACCGGCGCATCGGTCGCGCGCTCGATACCTATCTCGACTCGATCGGTGTCGCCGCCGAAAACGCGCTCGGTCCCGAGGGTCTCGATCGCCTCCACGCCGACGCCGAGGCGCTCGTTGCGCATCTCACCGACTACCCCGCCTACCCAGTTCTGCGCCAGCATCTGGCGATGATCGCCCTGTCCGGTCGCGACCCGATCGAGGCGTTACGCACCGCGAAGAACGCCCGCGAACTCGACACCGCCGACGATGTCGCCGCCGTGCTGGACTGGCGCCTGGACCCGACCGGTGCCCACTCCACCGGCCACGGACCACTTCCCTGGGCCGCCGGAATCCCTGCTGGACTCGACACCGAACGCGACTCCACACAGCTCGCTGCCCGCGCACGTATCGTCGCCGATCTCGCCGCCCAGATCCGCACCGACGCCCGGACATGGACTCCCGCGTCGGCGCCACGGTGGGCGCGACCGCTCATCGGCGCGAACTCGAAGCTGGTTGAAGATCTCGCGGTGTGGCGAGCGTCGCTGCATATCGAGGATCGAGACTTGCGTCCGACCGGACCGCGACGCCGCGTTGTGCTCGAACGAGACCACCAGCAACTGCTCGACCTTCGCGTCACCGACACCCTCGGCGACCCGGACCGCCCGGCCAATACCTGGGCATCCATCGTTGAGAACATCGCGGTCCGTGTCACGACCGACCCGTGGTGGCCGGTCCTCGCCGACAAGATCGAGACCGCGCACCGCGCCGGAATCGACATCGAAACTCGCCTAACCGAGGCCGCACACGCTCGGCCGTTGCCGGATGAGATGCCCGCTGCCGCGCTGTGGTCGCGCCTGGAACTCGAACCCTCCGCCCTCGACACGCACACCAACACCCTGCGCCCGGACTGGATCGCCGACTTGCACACCGTGCTCGGCGACTCGATCGCCGAACGCATCGTGGCCGACCCTGCGTGGCCGCGGCTGGTCGCCGCGATCGACCGCACCACCGGCAGCGACTGGACACCCTACGACCTGCTCACCACCGCACACGAACTCATCCTTGGTGCCCAACCCGACGGCGCCACCAGCCTGCGTCCCGACCAGCTCGTGAGCGCGTTGGCATGGCGCATAGATGCCCTCCTTCGCAAACCCACCCAACCCCAATCAACGCCCACCGAACCCGATCCGGACATCACCATGCACCCACACGACATTCCGCCCGAGCCCCAACAGCCCGATACGTCCCGCGATGACATCACGGCAACGCCAGCACCACGACCACCAAGCCAGCAAGCCAACGCCGACTCCCGAACCGTGCCTCCCGACGGCGTCGCAACGGTCGCAGCGTTGTTCAGATCCGGCGATATCGCCGCGGCCAGGCGCGCCTTTCACACGCTCGGCCAGAGGCTCACCGATGAGCAGCGCTTCATCCTCGAACGCGTCGGCACCACCCTCTACCGCTATCCCTTCGTCAATGCTGTCGCGCGATTGCGGTGGGCCGCCGAGCAATACCCAGAACACCGCGACCTCATCACCGCCTGTACCCCCGACAGCGACCCGCACGCCTACCAACCCACCCCTATGCACCCCACGAGACGGCCACCTCGTGATCAGGGCGCCGTTCCCGCGCAAGACCATCCCGATCAATTCGACCCCGCACGCACACGACGCCCGCTCGCCTCTGACGCTGAAATCGCTGCCGCGCAACAACATCAGGACTACACCGACACCCGCGGCGACGTCGACGACGATCCAAAATACTGGCCGATCCCCCGCGGGGTCGACCACCCCTATTACATCGCGAAGCACCACCGGGACCGCATCATGAACGGACCCGAATACGGCGAAGACGACCCCGACCACGATCGCATCACCGTCCGCAACACCCGCGACCTGCCCTGTGTGGCCTGCGGGCTCGGCCGCGCCACCAACGAAGCCCGCCCGATACCACCCCGGCGCAGCGACGACGGTCTATGCGGAGAATGCCGCGACGACAACCGCCTCCCCATCCCCGACCACGATCCCACCGACCGTATCCGCACCCGCTGCGACCACCTCGCCGCCACCCATCCACCCGAGACGATCCGTGGCCTGCTCCGCCGCGACTGGCACGCCGCCCGCACCCTCGCCGAACGCCTCGCCATCAGCACCTGGGCCGAAAACCACCTACGCCCCGAAGCCAGTCAACTCGACATTCCGACTGACCCGATCGAACAAAACCCGCTGACCACATACACCGACACCCAACTCCAGCAACACATCGACCACCTCGAACTACGCATCACCCTCATCGACGACGACGCCACCCTCTACGACCCCGCCCCCGAACCGCCCAGTGATGACACCGAATACGACCAGCTTCTTCACCGCCACCACACAGTTCAGGAAGCGATCCGAACCGCCCGCACCACCGAGAACGCACTCGGGCAAGCCGTCCGCGACCTGCACGCACTCACCACCGAAATCGAGACTGCCCGCGCACGTCTGGACGCCACACCTGGTTACCGTCGCAGCGCACGACACGACATCCAGGCCCGCGTCGATGCACTGCTGACCCAGCAGCAAAACGCCACCCGCACCCGAGAATCGGCCCGCACCACCGCCCGCGACGCCCGACGCGAAGCCACCCTCCACGCCGGCCCCGCCGACCAATGGGACCAAATCCTGGCCGCCCCACCGCCACAACGCACCTACTACCAACCCACCACAGCCAGCGACTCCGCCACTGACCAGCAAGACCAGATCGCCGACTACCAAGCCCAACTCGAGCGACTCCGCACCGAACAACAGCGACGCACCGCACTCACTGCGGCCCAGCGGACACACGAACAACAGCGACAGCAATCCGCTACTCAGGAGGACGGCACGGTCGAGTTCACCGACTATGCGCTCCCGCACCAGCCCGACACCGACATCGGGCTGTGA
- a CDS encoding single-stranded DNA-binding protein codes for MAGDTVITVIGNITHDPALVITPSGAAVVNFTVASTPRYFDRNANEWKDGEALFMRCNVWRDQAEHVDASLTRGARVIVSGRLKQRSFETREGEKRTVVELEVDEVGASLRYATAKVTKVSPRSSWGESANTAARAGTDDPWAAMASREPAFAGASAGDEPGF; via the coding sequence ATGGCCGGAGACACCGTCATCACTGTCATCGGGAATATCACTCACGACCCGGCGCTGGTCATCACACCCTCAGGGGCGGCTGTCGTCAATTTCACAGTCGCCTCGACGCCGCGTTACTTCGATCGCAATGCCAACGAGTGGAAAGACGGCGAAGCGTTGTTCATGCGCTGCAACGTCTGGCGCGACCAAGCCGAACACGTCGACGCGTCGCTGACTCGAGGAGCGAGAGTGATCGTCTCGGGTCGGCTCAAGCAACGCAGCTTCGAGACTCGCGAGGGCGAAAAGCGCACCGTCGTAGAGCTCGAGGTCGACGAGGTCGGCGCGTCGCTGAGGTATGCCACCGCCAAGGTCACCAAGGTCAGCCCACGTTCGAGTTGGGGCGAATCAGCGAACACCGCAGCCCGTGCGGGGACCGACGATCCGTGGGCGGCAATGGCTTCCCGCGAACCTGCCTTCGCCGGTGCCAGCGCGGGAGATGAGCCCGGCTTCTGA